A genome region from Micromonospora inyonensis includes the following:
- a CDS encoding S9 family peptidase, whose amino-acid sequence MTTETPAAPVAKRVPTERVHHGDTAVDEYAWLADKDAPETIAHLTAENSYTEARTAHLADLRATLFEETRRRTQETDLSVPARKGGYWYYSRSVEGQQYGIQCRRPVRDGETEPPVSVDGAPLDGEEVLLDGNQLAEGHDFFSLGAYDVSPDGRWLAYSTDFTGDERYTLRVKDLQTGAVLADEVPDTFYGTAWSADASVLFYVTVDESWRPYRVWRHTVGTPASEDVVVHEEPDERFWVGVELTRSERFILIDIHSKITSEVRVVPAGNPTGEPAVIAPRRQGVEYSVEHHGHRFLILHNDGAEDFALAYTSVDAPGDWVPMIEHAPGTRLESVDAFADHLVISLRTNGLTGLRVLTDGSTDWYDIDLPEPLYSVGLDANPDYRTGRIRFRYSSLVSPDSVYDFDLVTREMILRKRKPVLPGPDGREYDPAEYEQHRDWALADDGTRIPISLVCRAGTPRDGSAPCLVYGYGSYEASIDPWFSLPRLSLLDRGVVFAVAHVRGGGELGRRWYEEGKLLAKKNTFTDFVACARHLVKAGWTAPDRLVARGASAGGLLMGAVANLAPDAFVGIVAQVPFVDALTSILDPSLPLTVTEWEEWGNPLDDPEVYAYMKSYTPYENVAPVDYPAILAVTSLNDTRVLYHEPAKWIARLRAVAPQGDYLLKTEMGAGHGGPSGRYDAWKEEAFVNAWILDRLGRR is encoded by the coding sequence GTGACCACCGAGACCCCCGCCGCACCCGTCGCCAAGCGCGTCCCCACCGAGCGTGTCCACCACGGTGACACCGCGGTCGACGAGTACGCCTGGCTCGCCGACAAGGACGCCCCGGAGACCATCGCCCACCTGACCGCCGAGAACAGCTACACCGAGGCACGCACAGCCCACCTGGCCGACCTGCGCGCCACCCTGTTCGAGGAGACCCGGCGGCGCACCCAGGAGACCGACCTGTCGGTGCCCGCCCGCAAGGGCGGCTACTGGTACTACAGCCGCAGCGTCGAGGGCCAGCAGTACGGCATCCAGTGCCGCCGCCCGGTCCGCGACGGGGAGACCGAGCCGCCGGTCAGCGTCGACGGAGCCCCCCTGGACGGGGAGGAGGTGCTGCTCGACGGCAACCAGCTCGCCGAGGGGCACGACTTCTTCTCGCTCGGCGCGTACGACGTGAGCCCCGACGGGCGCTGGCTGGCGTACTCGACGGACTTCACCGGCGACGAGCGGTACACCCTGCGGGTCAAGGATCTCCAGACCGGTGCGGTGCTCGCCGACGAGGTGCCCGACACCTTCTACGGCACCGCCTGGTCCGCCGACGCCTCCGTCCTCTTCTACGTCACGGTGGACGAGTCGTGGCGGCCGTACCGGGTGTGGCGGCACACCGTCGGCACCCCGGCCAGCGAGGACGTCGTCGTCCACGAGGAGCCGGACGAGCGGTTCTGGGTGGGCGTCGAGCTGACCCGCTCCGAGCGGTTCATCCTGATCGACATCCACAGCAAGATCACCAGCGAGGTACGGGTCGTCCCGGCCGGCAACCCGACCGGTGAACCCGCCGTCATCGCCCCGCGCCGGCAGGGCGTCGAGTACTCCGTCGAGCACCACGGGCACCGCTTCCTGATCCTGCACAACGACGGCGCGGAGGACTTCGCCCTGGCGTACACCTCGGTGGACGCCCCCGGCGACTGGGTGCCGATGATCGAACACGCTCCCGGCACGCGGCTGGAGTCGGTCGACGCCTTCGCCGACCACCTGGTCATCTCGCTGCGCACCAACGGGCTCACCGGCCTGCGGGTGCTCACCGACGGCAGCACCGACTGGTACGACATCGACCTCCCGGAACCGCTCTACAGCGTCGGCCTCGACGCCAACCCGGATTACCGCACCGGGCGGATCCGGTTCCGCTACAGCTCGCTGGTCAGCCCCGATTCGGTCTACGACTTCGACCTGGTCACCCGCGAGATGATCCTGCGCAAGCGGAAGCCGGTGCTGCCCGGCCCGGACGGGCGGGAGTACGACCCGGCCGAGTACGAGCAGCACCGCGACTGGGCCCTCGCCGACGACGGCACCCGCATCCCGATCTCGCTGGTCTGCCGGGCCGGCACCCCGAGGGACGGCTCCGCCCCGTGCCTCGTCTACGGCTACGGCTCGTACGAGGCGAGCATCGACCCGTGGTTCTCCCTTCCCCGGCTCTCCCTGCTGGACCGGGGCGTGGTGTTCGCGGTGGCGCACGTCCGGGGCGGCGGTGAGCTGGGCCGGCGCTGGTACGAAGAAGGCAAGCTGCTGGCCAAGAAGAACACCTTCACCGACTTCGTGGCCTGCGCCCGCCACCTGGTCAAGGCGGGCTGGACCGCTCCGGACCGACTGGTCGCCCGGGGCGCGTCCGCTGGTGGCCTGCTGATGGGCGCGGTGGCGAACCTCGCCCCGGACGCCTTCGTCGGCATCGTCGCGCAGGTGCCCTTCGTGGACGCGCTCACCAGCATCCTCGACCCGTCGCTGCCGCTGACCGTCACCGAGTGGGAGGAGTGGGGCAACCCGCTGGACGACCCGGAGGTGTACGCGTACATGAAGTCGTACACCCCGTACGAGAACGTCGCGCCCGTCGACTACCCGGCGATCCTCGCGGTGACCAGCCTCAACGACACCCGGGTGCTCTACCACGAGCCGGCCAAGTGGATCGCCCGGCTGCGCGCGGTGGCCCCGCAGGGCGACTACCTGCTCAAGACCGAGATGGGCGCCGGACACGGCGGCCCGAGCGGCCGGTACGACGCCTGGAAGGAGGAGGCGTTCGTCAACGCCTGGATCCTCGACCGACTCGGCCGCCGCTGA
- a CDS encoding FAD-binding protein, whose product MSGSLRSTHRSGSTDITRRLVEICGPSFTRPAGPADEVAGRLAGWVAVPGDARAAAEVLRLAAAHDLTVVPRGAGTKIDWGAVPERVDIMLDTGRLAGIRHPTDAGWHGSTGSARPGPVGGAPATPAGPLGGRHRRAGEGGPGASGSVVEIGAGTPLRAVQAALERTGRRLALDAPSPGATVGGVLAADEGGPLRLRYGTPGDQLVDLRYLTADGELVEAGAGASGPELARLLCGSHGGLGVLVSATLRVQPVPPRRAWVTRPVWTPLEVHELIRDVLAAGLRPAAIELDLPAVRRPPAPRAPVGGPAWLGHPAGSARAAHPAGSGRAAHPAGSGRPGPIARSGRSAPPAAGDLVMLLEGGPADVAERTHRLVELLGEGATVADSPPEWWRHYPFRPDDIALRVDVPLTDLHAAIYALRDAMGTPVPVRGSVGLGVAHAVLPGGTPVERVASILAAVRQVLLAREGRCVVLAAPPAVRQGVDLWGDLPVLPRLRAAKQHLDPHHRLAPGRLPGGL is encoded by the coding sequence ATGTCGGGATCCCTGCGTTCGACCCACCGTTCCGGTTCGACCGACATCACCCGTCGGCTCGTCGAGATCTGCGGTCCGTCCTTCACCCGTCCCGCCGGCCCGGCCGACGAGGTCGCCGGCCGATTGGCCGGCTGGGTTGCGGTGCCGGGTGACGCCCGCGCCGCCGCCGAGGTGCTGCGGCTGGCCGCCGCGCACGATCTGACCGTCGTGCCCCGGGGCGCCGGCACCAAGATCGATTGGGGTGCCGTGCCGGAGCGGGTGGACATCATGCTCGACACCGGCCGGCTCGCCGGCATCCGTCACCCGACCGACGCCGGCTGGCACGGGTCGACTGGTTCCGCCCGACCCGGGCCCGTCGGAGGCGCCCCGGCGACCCCCGCCGGGCCCCTCGGGGGCCGGCACCGCCGGGCCGGGGAGGGTGGTCCCGGAGCGTCCGGTTCGGTGGTCGAGATCGGTGCGGGCACCCCGTTGCGCGCCGTGCAGGCGGCGCTGGAGCGGACGGGACGCCGCCTGGCACTGGACGCCCCCTCGCCCGGTGCGACCGTCGGCGGTGTGCTCGCCGCCGACGAGGGCGGTCCGCTGCGCCTGCGGTACGGCACTCCGGGCGACCAGCTCGTCGACCTCCGCTACCTCACCGCCGACGGGGAACTGGTCGAGGCCGGCGCGGGCGCGTCCGGCCCGGAACTGGCCCGTTTGCTCTGCGGCTCGCACGGCGGGCTCGGCGTGCTCGTCTCGGCCACCCTGCGTGTCCAGCCCGTGCCACCCCGGCGTGCCTGGGTCACCCGGCCGGTCTGGACGCCGCTGGAGGTGCACGAGCTGATCCGCGACGTGCTGGCCGCCGGGCTGCGGCCAGCCGCGATCGAGCTGGACCTGCCCGCCGTGCGCCGGCCTCCGGCACCACGTGCCCCCGTCGGCGGCCCTGCCTGGTTGGGCCATCCGGCGGGCTCGGCCCGGGCCGCCCACCCGGCCGGTTCCGGACGGGCCGCCCACCCGGCCGGCTCGGGGCGGCCCGGCCCGATCGCGAGGTCGGGCAGATCCGCCCCACCCGCCGCCGGTGACCTGGTGATGCTCCTGGAGGGAGGCCCGGCAGACGTGGCCGAGCGGACCCACCGCCTGGTCGAACTGCTCGGCGAGGGGGCCACCGTCGCCGACTCCCCGCCCGAGTGGTGGCGGCACTACCCGTTCCGCCCGGACGACATCGCGCTCCGGGTCGACGTCCCCCTCACCGACCTGCACGCCGCCATCTACGCGCTGCGGGACGCGATGGGCACCCCGGTGCCGGTGCGCGGCTCGGTCGGACTCGGCGTGGCCCACGCGGTGCTGCCCGGCGGCACGCCCGTGGAGCGGGTGGCCTCGATCCTGGCTGCGGTCCGACAGGTGCTCCTGGCCCGAGAGGGTCGCTGCGTGGTGCTGGCCGCGCCGCCAGCCGTCCGGCAGGGTGTCGACCTCTGGGGTGACCTGCCCGTCCTGCCCCGGCTCCGCGCGGCCAAGCAACACCTCGACCCGCACCACCGGCTCGCCCCGGGCCGCCTCCCCGGCGGACTGTGA
- a CDS encoding SpoIIE family protein phosphatase, with amino-acid sequence MAAEAGPTTAGGPDEHVRRVRLPADRRTPATARAIVRSVLAEARLEELLNEALLLTTELSTNAVEHARTELDIEVVADRVGLSVMVSDYAPGPVDELTVGVRNDSADIAEVAERGRGLLLVDHFASCWGTTYLPSRKGVWFRLDRPDSTPPRRDALAEGRRLSPCTTAGDVDGNPAATTGPSAAAMSELMQTRPDPYADDPLPDFATDLLARLATMVGATGGLVRLDRGDGQGTQVLARYGRPPRTDSELLRVPLAVQRPYSGELELDAVPSAYARPLAALTAERLSLYLENDRLRRADIRRQAWLTFLAEASELLAQSLDVELTMALVPQLVVPRLGQWCAVHITDEWGRLNLAAASHADESVLPQLHEVLRETGAESIQARLREAIRIGSQVPLNGLMEGFAVPLVARGQRLGTLAVGRHQRHRHDPDEVAVLEDVARRAALAIENARIHAERRRVAHTLQQSLLPPVLPVVEGIGFAAEYVPTGDDAEVGGDFYDVLPLPDGRWLVVIGDVSGKGVQAAAVTGLVRDVIRVLVGDGKPLPEALARLNETLVERGGGRYCTLALAAVGPGEGNQLDVSLHLAGHDRPVLLRSADGASFVGNGGTALGLLDTITSPTSVIPLDPGDALIFYTDGVTERRRGRELFGPDRLRGAAAPLAGYSADVVAARLRSTAINFSAEPPRDDIAVLVIRNDAV; translated from the coding sequence GTGGCAGCGGAGGCGGGGCCGACGACGGCCGGTGGCCCGGACGAGCACGTCCGGCGGGTCCGGCTGCCCGCCGACCGCCGAACACCCGCCACCGCCCGGGCCATCGTCCGGTCGGTGCTCGCTGAGGCGCGCCTGGAGGAGCTGCTCAACGAGGCGCTCCTGCTGACCACCGAACTCTCCACCAACGCGGTCGAGCACGCCCGTACCGAGCTGGACATCGAGGTGGTCGCGGACCGGGTGGGCCTGAGCGTGATGGTCTCCGACTACGCGCCGGGGCCGGTGGACGAGCTGACCGTCGGGGTGCGCAACGACTCGGCCGACATCGCCGAGGTCGCCGAGCGGGGCCGCGGACTGCTCCTGGTCGACCACTTCGCGAGCTGCTGGGGGACGACCTACCTCCCCTCCAGAAAGGGCGTCTGGTTCCGGCTGGACCGCCCGGACAGCACCCCGCCACGCCGGGACGCGCTCGCCGAAGGCCGCCGGCTCTCCCCCTGCACGACGGCGGGAGACGTCGACGGCAACCCGGCGGCGACCACCGGGCCGAGCGCAGCCGCCATGAGCGAGCTGATGCAGACCCGCCCCGACCCGTACGCCGACGACCCGCTCCCCGACTTCGCCACCGACCTGCTCGCCCGGCTCGCCACGATGGTGGGAGCCACCGGTGGACTGGTCCGACTGGACCGGGGCGACGGGCAGGGCACCCAGGTGCTGGCCCGGTACGGTCGGCCGCCCCGCACCGACAGCGAGCTGCTCCGGGTGCCGCTGGCGGTGCAGCGGCCGTACTCCGGCGAGTTGGAGCTGGACGCGGTGCCCTCGGCGTACGCGCGCCCGCTGGCCGCGTTGACCGCCGAGCGGCTCTCCCTGTACCTGGAGAACGACCGACTGCGGCGGGCCGACATCCGCCGGCAGGCCTGGCTGACCTTCCTGGCCGAGGCGAGCGAACTGCTCGCCCAGTCCCTCGACGTCGAGTTGACCATGGCGCTCGTCCCGCAGCTCGTGGTCCCCCGCCTCGGGCAGTGGTGCGCGGTGCACATCACCGACGAGTGGGGGCGGCTCAACCTGGCGGCGGCGAGCCATGCCGACGAGTCCGTCCTGCCGCAGCTGCACGAGGTGCTCCGGGAGACCGGCGCGGAGTCGATCCAGGCCCGGCTGCGGGAGGCGATCCGGATCGGCTCGCAGGTGCCGCTCAACGGGCTGATGGAGGGGTTCGCGGTGCCCCTGGTCGCCCGGGGGCAGCGGCTCGGCACCCTCGCGGTGGGCCGGCACCAACGCCACCGGCACGACCCGGACGAGGTCGCGGTGCTGGAGGACGTGGCCCGGCGGGCCGCGCTGGCGATCGAGAACGCCCGCATCCACGCCGAGCGACGCCGCGTGGCGCACACCCTGCAACAGTCGCTGCTGCCACCGGTGCTGCCGGTGGTCGAGGGCATCGGCTTCGCCGCCGAGTACGTCCCGACCGGCGACGACGCCGAGGTCGGCGGCGACTTCTACGACGTGCTGCCGCTGCCGGACGGCCGCTGGCTGGTGGTGATCGGGGACGTCTCCGGCAAGGGCGTCCAGGCGGCCGCGGTGACCGGGCTGGTCCGCGACGTGATCCGGGTGCTGGTCGGGGACGGCAAGCCGCTGCCGGAGGCGCTGGCCCGCCTCAACGAGACCCTCGTCGAGCGGGGCGGGGGGCGGTACTGCACGCTGGCGCTGGCGGCGGTCGGGCCGGGTGAGGGCAACCAGCTCGACGTGTCGCTGCACCTCGCCGGCCACGACCGGCCGGTGCTGCTGCGCAGCGCGGACGGGGCGTCCTTCGTCGGTAACGGCGGGACCGCGCTCGGCCTGCTCGACACGATCACCTCGCCGACGTCGGTGATCCCGCTCGACCCCGGCGACGCGCTGATCTTCTACACGGACGGCGTGACCGAACGGCGCCGTGGCCGGGAACTCTTCGGCCCGGACCGGCTACGGGGGGCCGCCGCCCCGCTCGCCGGTTACTCGGCGGACGTGGTCGCCGCCCGGCTGCGGTCCACCGCGATCAACTTCTCCGCCGAGCCGCCCCGGGACGACATCGCCGTGCTGGTCATCCGGAACGACGCGGTCTGA
- a CDS encoding threonine ammonia-lyase, protein MDLVSLADIRAAARAVAPTVLRTPLLPTRWDDRLWLKPESLQPVGSFKLRGAAHAVACLDPARRGCGVVTHSSGNHGQALAYAARAAGVPCTVVVPEGAPTVKVDQMRAHGAEVVLVPRERRSAEADRIAAATGAVLVPPFDDRRIIAGQGTVGLEVVEDLPDVDVVLVPVGGGGLASGVATAVRALRPSAVVVGVEPALAAEARDSLAAGEVVVWGEERTYRTCADGLRLPLSPLTFAHLRARLDGILTVTEDEIRAAMGRLARDARLVAEPSGAVALAARLFHADELPTGRTVAVVSGGNVDPNVLTAALSAPPG, encoded by the coding sequence ATGGACCTGGTCTCGCTCGCCGACATCCGTGCCGCCGCCCGCGCGGTCGCGCCGACCGTGCTGCGTACCCCGTTGCTGCCCACGCGGTGGGACGACCGGTTGTGGCTGAAACCGGAGAGCCTGCAACCGGTCGGCTCGTTCAAGCTGCGGGGCGCGGCCCACGCGGTGGCCTGCCTCGACCCGGCCCGACGGGGATGCGGTGTGGTCACCCACTCCTCCGGCAACCACGGCCAGGCTCTCGCGTACGCCGCCCGGGCGGCCGGAGTCCCCTGCACGGTGGTGGTGCCGGAGGGCGCGCCCACCGTCAAGGTCGACCAGATGCGGGCGCACGGCGCCGAGGTGGTGCTGGTGCCCCGGGAACGGCGGAGTGCCGAGGCCGACCGGATCGCCGCCGCGACCGGCGCGGTGCTGGTGCCGCCCTTCGACGATCGGCGGATCATCGCCGGCCAGGGCACGGTCGGGCTGGAGGTCGTCGAGGATCTGCCCGACGTGGACGTGGTACTGGTGCCGGTGGGCGGGGGCGGGCTCGCCTCCGGGGTCGCCACGGCGGTGCGGGCGCTGCGCCCGTCCGCCGTCGTGGTCGGGGTGGAGCCGGCGCTGGCCGCCGAGGCGCGGGACTCGCTCGCTGCGGGCGAGGTGGTGGTCTGGGGCGAGGAACGTACCTACCGGACCTGCGCCGACGGGCTACGGCTGCCGCTGTCCCCGCTGACCTTCGCCCACCTGCGGGCCCGTCTCGACGGCATCCTCACGGTCACCGAGGACGAGATCCGGGCGGCGATGGGGCGGCTGGCCCGGGACGCCCGGCTGGTGGCCGAGCCGAGCGGCGCGGTGGCGCTCGCCGCCCGGCTGTTCCACGCCGACGAGCTGCCGACCGGTCGTACCGTGGCGGTGGTCAGCGGCGGCAACGTCGACCCGAACGTGCTCACCGCCGCACTGTCCGCCCCACCAGGGTGA
- a CDS encoding TIGR03086 family metal-binding protein produces the protein MTTKTSDLLTATAPQAVAVVRGITDDQLDRPTPCQEYAVRDLLGHLFQVVVNFQGLAARRPVDWSEQPDFLTGDWRDRFADEVELVIRAWSEPSALEGVSPGMGMPQEVVGGMLLLDLTVHGWDLARSTGQPYRTEPAVVAELLDLAARLAPTARERGVFGAAVEPVDTGDDLARLLCLTGRDPAWTPVG, from the coding sequence ATGACGACGAAGACCAGTGATCTGCTGACGGCCACCGCCCCGCAGGCCGTGGCCGTGGTCCGGGGCATCACCGACGACCAACTCGACCGGCCCACCCCGTGCCAGGAGTACGCCGTACGCGACCTGCTCGGTCACCTGTTCCAGGTGGTGGTCAACTTCCAGGGGCTGGCCGCCCGACGTCCTGTCGACTGGTCGGAGCAGCCGGACTTCCTCACCGGCGACTGGCGGGACCGGTTCGCAGACGAGGTCGAACTCGTCATCCGGGCCTGGTCCGAGCCGTCCGCCCTGGAGGGGGTGTCCCCGGGGATGGGCATGCCGCAGGAGGTCGTCGGCGGCATGTTGCTGCTCGACCTGACCGTGCACGGGTGGGACCTGGCCCGGTCGACCGGCCAGCCGTACCGGACCGAACCCGCGGTGGTCGCCGAGCTGCTCGACCTGGCCGCCCGACTCGCACCGACGGCCCGCGAGCGGGGCGTGTTCGGCGCGGCGGTGGAGCCCGTCGACACCGGCGACGACCTCGCCCGTCTGCTCTGCCTCACCGGTCGCGACCCGGCCTGGACGCCGGTGGGCTGA
- a CDS encoding bifunctional polysaccharide deacetylase/glycosyltransferase family 2 protein yields the protein MSRHAARPDPRAHWVLLLLGLLVLLAALSFHGLVTGVSGGSGRADGVAGPAPEEVTSAGPVLRLDQPEPVTRAMPERTVALTFDDGPDPEWTPKVLDLLKRHGARATFFVVGARVNEHPELVRRMLAEGHEIGSHTYTHADLAAVPGWRRELELSLTRKAIAGVTGREVTLFRPPFSSQPAALTAPEYAALREAAGTGHVAVLADRDTKDWQRPGVPEIVAAATPERGRGAVVLMHDGGGDRSQTLAALDTLIPALTGQGYRFTTVSAGIGAPASTVPAAVDSRLGGTALRWTQSGAGWVAGGMNVLLAVALGLGVGRLVVQVVCAQIHVRRVRRPRGPRRVVDVPVSVIVPAYNEAANIAATVRSLVASAYPALEVIVVDDGSSDGTADIVERMRLRGVRVIRQANAGKPAALNTGIRAARANLLVLVDGDTVFQPDTVHRLVQGFADPTVGAVSGNTKVANRRRLLGRWQHLEYVIGFNLDRRMYDVLECMPTIPGAIGAFRREVLLTVGGVPSDTLAEDTDLTMKVLRAGWRVVYEERAIAWTEAPSSLRQLWRQRYRWCYGTMQAMWKHRHALREPAAGGRAAVSAGAGGKLGRRGLPYLAVFQIVLPLTAPAVDVFAVYGLLFLPWSSLVLAWVGLLLLQAFTAAYALRLDGERYGPIWALPLQQLVYRQLMYLVVVQSTVTALVGNRLRWQRMVRTGEAAALVGVVPPGR from the coding sequence ATGTCCCGACACGCCGCCCGCCCCGATCCGCGGGCACACTGGGTACTGCTCCTGCTCGGCCTGCTGGTGCTGCTCGCGGCGCTGAGCTTCCACGGTCTGGTCACCGGGGTCTCCGGCGGTTCGGGGCGGGCGGACGGCGTCGCCGGGCCGGCCCCCGAGGAGGTCACCTCGGCAGGCCCGGTGCTGAGACTGGACCAGCCCGAACCGGTCACCCGGGCCATGCCGGAACGGACCGTCGCGCTGACCTTCGACGACGGCCCGGACCCGGAGTGGACCCCGAAGGTTCTCGACCTGCTCAAGCGGCACGGCGCACGGGCCACCTTCTTCGTCGTCGGGGCGCGGGTGAACGAGCACCCGGAACTGGTCCGGCGGATGCTCGCCGAGGGGCACGAGATCGGCTCGCACACCTACACCCACGCCGACCTGGCCGCCGTACCCGGCTGGCGGCGTGAGCTGGAGCTGTCGCTGACCCGCAAGGCGATCGCCGGGGTCACCGGCCGAGAGGTGACGCTGTTCCGGCCGCCCTTCTCCTCGCAGCCCGCCGCGTTGACCGCACCCGAGTACGCCGCGCTCCGGGAGGCCGCCGGAACCGGCCACGTGGCCGTACTCGCCGACCGGGACACGAAGGACTGGCAGCGTCCGGGCGTACCGGAGATCGTGGCCGCGGCCACGCCCGAACGGGGCCGGGGCGCGGTGGTGCTGATGCACGACGGCGGCGGCGACCGGAGCCAGACCCTCGCCGCGCTGGACACCCTGATCCCTGCCCTGACCGGCCAGGGATACCGCTTCACCACCGTCTCGGCGGGCATCGGGGCGCCGGCCTCCACCGTCCCCGCGGCCGTCGACTCCCGACTCGGCGGTACGGCGTTGCGCTGGACCCAGAGCGGCGCGGGCTGGGTCGCCGGCGGGATGAACGTGCTGCTGGCCGTCGCCCTGGGGCTCGGTGTCGGACGGCTGGTCGTGCAGGTGGTCTGCGCCCAGATCCACGTCCGTCGGGTCCGCCGTCCGCGCGGTCCACGTCGGGTGGTCGACGTTCCGGTGTCGGTGATCGTGCCGGCGTACAACGAGGCCGCGAACATCGCCGCGACCGTGCGGTCCCTGGTGGCCAGCGCCTACCCGGCACTGGAGGTGATCGTGGTCGACGACGGCTCCAGCGACGGCACCGCCGACATCGTCGAGCGGATGCGGTTGCGTGGCGTACGCGTGATCCGGCAGGCGAACGCGGGCAAGCCGGCCGCGCTGAACACCGGCATCCGGGCCGCGCGGGCCAACCTGCTGGTGCTGGTGGACGGGGACACCGTCTTCCAGCCGGACACGGTGCACCGGCTGGTGCAGGGGTTCGCCGACCCGACCGTGGGGGCCGTCTCCGGGAACACCAAGGTCGCGAACCGTCGGCGGTTGCTCGGCCGGTGGCAGCACCTGGAGTACGTCATCGGCTTCAACCTGGACCGCCGGATGTACGACGTGCTGGAGTGCATGCCGACGATCCCCGGGGCGATCGGCGCGTTCCGCCGTGAGGTTCTGCTCACCGTCGGTGGCGTTCCGTCGGACACCCTGGCCGAGGACACCGACCTGACCATGAAGGTGCTGCGGGCCGGCTGGCGGGTGGTGTACGAGGAGCGGGCCATCGCCTGGACCGAGGCACCCTCGTCGCTGCGGCAACTGTGGCGGCAGCGGTACCGCTGGTGCTACGGCACGATGCAGGCGATGTGGAAGCACCGGCACGCGTTGCGCGAGCCGGCGGCGGGCGGGCGTGCCGCCGTCAGTGCCGGTGCCGGTGGGAAGCTGGGCCGGCGCGGGCTGCCGTACCTGGCGGTGTTCCAGATCGTGTTGCCGCTCACCGCGCCGGCGGTCGACGTCTTCGCCGTCTACGGCCTGCTCTTCCTGCCCTGGTCGTCGCTCGTCCTGGCCTGGGTGGGGCTGTTGCTGCTCCAGGCGTTCACCGCCGCGTACGCCCTGCGACTCGACGGGGAGCGGTACGGGCCGATCTGGGCCCTGCCGTTACAGCAGCTCGTCTACCGACAGCTGATGTACCTGGTGGTGGTGCAGTCGACGGTCACCGCCCTGGTCGGCAACCGGCTGCGGTGGCAGCGGATGGTCCGGACCGGGGAGGCGGCGGCACTGGTCGGAGTGGTCCCGCCGGGCCGCTGA